One Oryza brachyantha chromosome 3, ObraRS2, whole genome shotgun sequence DNA segment encodes these proteins:
- the LOC102709441 gene encoding kinesin-like protein KIN-UA, with protein MAATGRASVRSVERHGAPPRAAGRSRSVAPHRRPSHSLARPAADNDGDSETVFYTDSCRVRVAVRLRPKNSDDLAHGADFDSCVELQPECKKLRLKKNNWNCESYKFDEVFSENASQKRIYEVVAKPVVESVLEGYNGTVMAYGQTGTGKTYTVGRLGKDDPSERGIMVRALEDILSVMSLETDGVAISFLQLYLESVQDLLAPEKTNIPIVEDPKTGEVSLPGAAIVEIRDLEHVFQLLQIGEMNRHAANTKMNTESSRSHAILIIHIQRSSRAKDESTTSLPNGTGDLFSDSLPPVLKSKLLIVDLAGSERIDKSGSEGHMIEEAKFINLSLTSLGKCINAIAENSPHIPIRDSKLTRILRDSFGGTARTSLIVTIGPSARHFSETSSTIMFGQRAMKIVNTIRIKEEVDYESLYKKVEREVDHLTSEMERQQKLKNSEKMQLERKLRESEASLNDLKVTSAVKIENIEMEKHQLECTVKTLMMDLEKEKGKNNLLSEQIIYLETSLGENKQKQLENISNTNILADKTKSDEKKIRELLRQLEDERSRSASMNDQLSVLQELSDAQSYVQANMTCELEKQLSRTTEEFTSQICSLEEKIAELISEKELVYEELKSTQEKVQQEMRHRQGLEDEILRLKQSLADNCSEESKALCGMVRSGSGLGHVPFMSKSGKSREFLSSQRGNISKIFEEVGLPNVLALLKSEEIEVQIHAVKVVANLAAEDINQEKIVEEGGLDALLSLLETSENTTIHRVTAGAIANLAMNGSNQGLIMNKGGARLLANVAFKTDDPQTLRMVAGALANLCGNEKLHVMLKQDGGIKALLGMFRSGHNEVIAQIARGMANFAKCESRVISQGHRKGRSLLIEEGVLNWMVANSSAFSASTRRHIELAFCHLAQNEDNARDIILTGGIKELIRISRESSRDDTRNLAKKALNSNQAFLEFQ; from the exons ATGGCGGCGACTGGGCGGGCGTCGGTGCGGTCCGTGGAGAGGCACGGGGCGCCGCCCCGAGCCGCCGGGCGCTCCAGGTCGGTCGCCCCGCACCGCAGGCCCTCCCACTCCCTCGCGCGGCCTGCTGCTGACAACGACGGGGACTCAG AAACGGTCTTCTACACAGATTCGTGCAGAGTGAGAGTTGCTGTAAGGCTCCGACCAAAGAACTCTGATGACTTAGCTCATGGCGCAGATTTTGATAGTTGTGTTGAGTTGCAGCCTGAG TGTAAGAAGCTGAggctaaagaaaaacaactgGAATTGTgaatcatataaatttgatgaGGTTTTCAGTGAAAACGCTTCGCAAAAACGAATATATGAGGTCGTTGCAAAGCCTGTAGTTGAG AGTGTGTTAGAAGGATATAATGGGACCGTGATGGCTTACGGTCAAACAGGTACTGGCAAGACATACACAGTTGGTCGGCTTGGAAAAGATGACCCTTCTGAACGTGGAATAATGGTCAGAGCATTGGAAGACATCCTTTCTGTCATGTCTTTGGAGACAGACGGTGTGGCAATATCATTTCTTCAG ttgTACTTAGAATCTGTGCAAGATTTACTCGCTCCAGAGAAGACTAATATTCCAATTGTTGAGGATCCAAAAACTGGTGAAGTTTCTTTGCCTGGTGCTGCTATAGTTGAAATCAGAGATCTTGAACATGTTTTTCAACTTCTCCAAATTGGTGAGATGAATCGTCATGCTGCTAATACTAAGATGAACACGGAATCATCTCGTAGTCATGCTATTCTCATT ATTCATATACAAAGAAGTTCAAGAGCAAAAGATGAAAGCACTACCTCTCTTCCTAATGGTACAGGCGACCTTTTTTCTGATAGTTTACCACCTGTTCTCAAGAGCAAGCTCTTGATTGTTGACCTTGCTGGATCAGAACGCATCGATAAATCTG GAAGTGAAGGCCACATGATTGAAGAAGCCAAGTTCATCAATCTTTCATTAACATCTCTAGGCAAGTGCATTAACGCTATAGCAGAAAATAGTCCTCATATACCAATAAGAGATTCGAAACTTACAAGGATACTGCGTGATTCATTTGGAG GGACTGCTAGGACTTCACTCATTGTGACAATAGGTCCATCTGCAAGGCATTTCTCAGAAACTTCAAGCACAATTATGTTTGGGCAACGA GCAATGAAAATAGTGAACACAATAAGGATAAAGGAGGAAGTTGATTATGAAAGCCTATACAAGAAGGTAGAACGTGAGGTTGACCATCTCACCTCAGAGATGGAGAGGCAGCAAAAGCTCAAAAACAGTGAGAAAATGCAATTGGAGAGGAAACTCAGAGAATCAGAGGCATCCTTgaatgatttaaaagttacATCTGCCGTGAAAATTGAG AATATAGAGATGGAAAAGCATCAACTGGAATGTACAGTCAAAACATTGATGATGGACCTTGAGAAAGAGAAAGGCAAAAACAATCTTTTATCCGAACAAATCATTTACTTAGAAACATCGTTGGGTGAGAATAAG CAAAAACAGCTTGAGAACATTTCAAACACAAATATTCTTGCTGATAAAACTAAATCTGATgagaagaaaataagagaacTGTTGAGGCAACTAGAAGATGAAAGATCACGTTCTGCTAGCATGAACGACCAATTAAGTGTACTACAAGAACTGAGTGATGCTCAGAGCTATGTTCAG GCAAATATGACCTGTGAATTGGAAAAGCAGCTTTCCAGAACCACTGAAGAATTTACGAGTCAAATATGCTCACTCGAAGAAAAAATTGCTGAACTCATATCAGAGAAG GAGTTGGTGTATGAAGAACTGAAATCCACACAAGAGAAGGTGCAACAGGAAATGAGACACAGACAGGGCCTTGAAGATGAAATTCTAAGGCTGAAACAATCTTTGGCTGATAATTGTTCTGAAGAG TCTAAAGCATTATGCGGTATGGTTAGATCAGGATCTGGGTTAGGTCATGTGCCTTTTATGTCTAAATCAGGAAAATCCAGAGAGTTTCTATCTAGCCAGAGAGGTAACATATCAAAGATATTTGAAGAAG TCGGTCTTCCAAATGTCCTGGCTCTATTGAAGTCTGAGGAAATAGAGGTGCAGATCCATGCTGTAAAAGTGGTAGCTAATCTTGCTGCTGAAG ACATTAATCAGGAAAAGATCGTTGAAGAAGGAGGGCTGGATGCTCTTCTGTCACTTCTAGAAACATCAGAAAATACCACAATTCATCGAGTCACTGCTGGTGCCATTGCTAATTTGGCAATGAATG GATCAAACCAGGGCCTAATAATGAACAAAGGAGGAGCTCGATTATTAGCTAATGTTGCATTTAAAACCGATGATCCTCAAACGCTGCGGATGGTTGCTGGTGCACTTGCCAACTTATGTGGAAATG aaaagTTGCATGTTATGTTGAAACAAGATGGTGGAATAAAAGCACTTCTAGGAATGTTCCGGAGTGGACATAACGAAGTCATAGCTCAGATAGCAAGAGGAATGGCTAACTTTGCAAAATGTGAATCGCGAGTAATAAGTCAAG GTCACAGAAAAGGGAGATCCCTCCTCATCGAAGAAGGTGTTCTTAATTGGATGGTGGCCAATTCGTCAGCGTTTTCTGCTTCAACTCGAAGACATATTGAGCTTGCCTTTTGCCATTTAGCTCAAAATG AAGATAACGCCCGTGACATCATTCTAACCGGAGGGATCAAGGAGCTCATTCGCATCTCAAGAGAATCATCCAGGGACGATACGCGTAACTTGGCTAAAAAGGCATTGAATTCAAATCAAGCTTTTTTGGAGTTTcagtga